The Candidatus Tumulicola sp. genomic sequence GGCGGCGCTCGGCCGCGACTATTGCGACGGTGAAGGGCGCGGACTGCTGTATCTGGATCGCGACCAGCTCTTCGAGCTTTTCGACGAGGCGGCGGAAGCGGATCTATCGTTGGGCGTGCACGCCATCGGCGATCGCGCGATCGAAGAAGCCATAGCCGCCTGGGAGCAGGTCATCGCCAAACGGGGGCCGCTCCGAACGGTGCGGCCGGCGATCGATCACTTCGAGATCGCCGCGCCGGAGCAGATCGCGCGCGCAGCGCGCTGCGGCATGCTGCTTTCGATGCAGCCGGCGTTCGACCACTTGTGGGGCGGCGATCAGGGGATGTATGCGCAGCGGCTGGGAGCCGATCGGGCTAAGGCCATGAATTTGTTCAAGAGCGCGAAGCAGGCGGGTTGCGTCATCTGTGGCGGCTCGGATAGCCCCGTCACGCCGTTCTCGGCGCTCCTAGGTATCCATAGCCTCGTGAATCATCATGTGCCTGAGGAGCGCTTCAGCGTCGAGGAGGCGCTGCGCGCCTACACCGCGGACGCTGCGAAACTTTCGTTTGACGAGGGCCGCCGTGGCGTGCTCGCTTCCGGCATGGATGCCGACTTCGTTGTGCTTGAACGTGCTCTCGAAGACGTGCCGCGCGATACGATCAAAGATATCCGCGTGCTCAAGACGATCGTCGCCGGCGAAATCGCCTACTCGATATAGGGATCACTTCGCGAGCAGCACTGAACTGGACTTGATCACCGCGGTCACGGCGTCGCCGACTTTGAGCTCCAACTCGGCGATCGCCTCGGCGGTGACAATCGCCACCAAGTGATTGTCGCCGACTCTCATCGCGACTTTGGCTTGGAAGCCTTCGATCTGGATCGACTCTACGATCGCCGGCAGTTTGTTACGCGCCGAGAGCCGCATGGCCGCCCTCCACT encodes the following:
- a CDS encoding TOBE domain-containing protein, with amino-acid sequence MRLSARNKLPAIVESIQIEGFQAKVAMRVGDNHLVAIVTAEAIAELELKVGDAVTAVIKSSSVLLAK